From one Streptomyces sp. R41 genomic stretch:
- a CDS encoding ABC transporter ATP-binding protein, translating into MYKLTGVTKRYTRGKETVDALRGVDLAIEDGDQLVIQGPTGGGKSTLLQMIGGLDRPTSGSVELDGVDLASISEAKLTRLRAEKIGIIFQAFNLIPTLTAQENVETALVPLGVKPKERRERAAEALSSVGLGDRLGHAPSELSGGQQQRVAIARALVKKPKVLLADEPTGNLDEGTRDDIMGLLEGLWHEYGLTFIMVTHDSSIARRAPRLATIKAGQITLTEQGGGRRAAAAQPFAQQADGQQYAQQTYAQQQTYGDQGY; encoded by the coding sequence ATGTACAAACTCACCGGCGTCACCAAGCGCTACACACGGGGCAAGGAGACGGTGGACGCGCTGCGCGGCGTCGACCTCGCCATCGAGGACGGCGACCAGCTCGTCATCCAGGGCCCCACGGGCGGCGGCAAGTCGACGCTGCTGCAGATGATCGGCGGTCTCGACCGCCCGACCTCCGGCAGCGTCGAACTGGACGGCGTGGACCTCGCCTCCATCAGCGAGGCCAAGCTGACCCGGCTGCGCGCCGAGAAGATCGGCATCATCTTCCAGGCCTTCAACCTCATCCCGACACTGACCGCGCAGGAGAACGTCGAGACCGCCCTCGTACCGCTCGGTGTGAAGCCCAAGGAGCGGCGCGAGCGGGCCGCCGAGGCGCTGAGCTCGGTCGGTCTCGGCGACCGCCTGGGCCATGCGCCGAGCGAGCTGTCCGGCGGTCAGCAGCAGCGCGTCGCCATCGCCCGCGCACTGGTCAAGAAGCCGAAGGTGCTGCTCGCCGACGAGCCGACCGGCAACCTCGACGAGGGCACCCGCGACGACATCATGGGCCTGCTCGAAGGGCTGTGGCACGAGTACGGGCTGACCTTCATCATGGTCACCCACGACTCGTCCATCGCCCGCCGCGCGCCGCGCCTCGCGACCATCAAGGCGGGGCAGATCACGCTGACCGAGCAGGGCGGCGGGCGCCGCGCCGCCGCGGCCCAGCCGTTCGCCCAGCAGGCCGACGGGCAGCAGTACGCCCAGCAGACATACGCCCAGCAGCAGACGTACGGCGATCAGGGCTACTGA
- a CDS encoding aldo/keto reductase, with amino-acid sequence METTERRTLGRSGIEVSALGFGCWAIGGEWSTPDGQPLGWGKVDDEESVRAIRRALDLGVTFFDTADAYGAGHSERVLARALGKRRSDVVVATKWGNVIDEERRLLTGSDDSPAYARRTLTASLRRLDTDYVDLYQLHLSDADPERAAELREACEEFVREGLIRAYAWSTDDPERAAVFAQGEHCAAVQHRLNVLQDAPELLVLCEESNLASVNRSPLAMGLLSGKHSTARALEAGDIRSAPPAWLPGFTGQGGADPDWLARVDALREILTSGGRTLAQGALAWLWARSPRTVPIPGFRSVAQAEENAGAIAEGPLTAGQLAEVDRVLGR; translated from the coding sequence ATGGAGACCACTGAACGCAGGACATTGGGACGCAGCGGTATCGAGGTCAGCGCCCTCGGCTTCGGCTGCTGGGCCATCGGCGGTGAGTGGTCGACCCCAGACGGGCAGCCGCTCGGCTGGGGCAAGGTCGACGACGAGGAGTCCGTACGGGCGATCCGGCGCGCCCTCGACCTGGGCGTGACGTTCTTCGACACGGCGGACGCGTACGGCGCCGGGCACAGCGAGCGCGTTCTCGCACGGGCGCTGGGCAAGCGGCGGTCCGACGTGGTCGTGGCCACCAAGTGGGGCAACGTGATCGACGAGGAGCGTCGGCTGCTCACCGGCAGCGACGACTCCCCGGCGTACGCCCGCCGCACGCTGACCGCCTCACTGCGGCGCCTCGACACCGACTACGTGGACCTCTACCAGCTGCACCTCTCCGACGCGGACCCGGAGCGCGCCGCCGAACTCCGGGAAGCCTGCGAAGAGTTCGTACGAGAGGGTCTGATCCGCGCGTACGCGTGGAGCACCGACGACCCCGAGCGTGCGGCCGTCTTCGCGCAGGGCGAGCACTGTGCGGCCGTACAGCATCGGCTGAATGTGCTGCAGGACGCGCCCGAACTCCTCGTCCTCTGCGAGGAGTCGAACCTCGCGAGCGTCAACCGCAGCCCGCTGGCGATGGGGTTGCTGAGTGGTAAGCACTCGACGGCGCGCGCCCTCGAAGCGGGGGACATCCGGAGCGCGCCGCCCGCCTGGCTGCCGGGCTTCACCGGCCAGGGCGGCGCCGACCCGGACTGGCTCGCCAGGGTCGACGCCCTCAGGGAGATCCTCACCAGCGGCGGCCGTACGCTCGCGCAGGGCGCCCTCGCCTGGCTGTGGGCGCGCAGCCCGCGCACCGTCCCCATCCCGGGGTTCCGATCGGTCGCCCAGGCCGAGGAGAACGCGGGCGCGATCGCCGAAGGGCCGCTCACCGCCGGGCAGTTGGCCGAGGTCGACCGCGTACTCGGACGGTGA
- a CDS encoding nuclear transport factor 2 family protein, with product MTIQVAKLSDPAVRAFVTAVNAHDRDAFQALLAPGATMSDDGSDRDLADWTEREIFSSHGHMDVDNESNGGRSLIARYSNDTWGEMKTKWSFTVDDGGKITRFETGQA from the coding sequence ATGACGATTCAGGTAGCGAAACTCAGCGATCCGGCCGTCCGGGCCTTCGTCACCGCGGTCAACGCCCACGACCGGGACGCCTTCCAGGCCCTCCTCGCCCCGGGCGCGACCATGTCCGACGACGGCTCCGACCGCGACCTCGCCGACTGGACCGAGCGCGAGATCTTCTCCTCCCACGGCCACATGGACGTCGACAACGAGTCCAACGGCGGCCGCTCCCTCATCGCCCGCTACAGCAACGACACCTGGGGCGAGATGAAGACGAAGTGGAGCTTCACCGTCGACGACGGCGGCAAGATCACCCGCTTCGAGACCGGCCAGGCCTGA
- a CDS encoding DoxX family protein, translating to MTCFDRTDLGLLLLRLGTGGVLAAHGSQKLLGWFGGGGLEGTGAAMEAMGYLPGKASATAAGLAEAGGGTLLALGLATPAAGAAAAGAMAGAAAVHAPSGFFAQEGGYEYAASLGLTAAGLAVAGPGRLSLDHLLGHTVNRGWMVPMALGVTAAVTAVVVGARNKRVRKAAEGEQEALFDEQAFVDE from the coding sequence GTGACCTGTTTCGACCGAACCGATCTGGGACTGCTGCTGCTCCGTCTGGGCACGGGAGGGGTGCTGGCCGCGCACGGGTCGCAGAAGCTGCTCGGCTGGTTCGGCGGGGGCGGCCTCGAAGGGACCGGGGCGGCGATGGAGGCCATGGGCTACCTGCCCGGGAAGGCGAGCGCGACCGCGGCGGGGCTCGCGGAGGCGGGCGGCGGCACGCTGCTGGCGCTGGGCCTCGCGACACCCGCGGCCGGTGCGGCGGCGGCCGGCGCGATGGCGGGCGCGGCGGCGGTGCACGCACCGAGCGGGTTCTTCGCGCAGGAGGGCGGCTACGAGTACGCGGCGTCGCTCGGTCTGACGGCGGCGGGCCTCGCGGTGGCGGGACCCGGCCGGCTGTCCCTCGACCATCTGCTGGGCCACACGGTGAACCGCGGCTGGATGGTGCCGATGGCGCTGGGCGTGACGGCGGCGGTCACGGCGGTGGTCGTGGGAGCGCGGAACAAGAGGGTGCGGAAGGCGGCAGAGGGGGAACAGGAGGCGCTGTTCGACGAGCAGGCGTTCGTCGACGAGTAG
- a CDS encoding MazG-like family protein gives MADTGPMADEDVWDSIDRLHAWLDANRAHGGREGLLLRMLKLSEEVGEVAQAVIGATGQNPRKGTSHRCYLGSSAYTCRSELVMAVSHVRHVCSWRPEAITARSCLGPAGSSTCE, from the coding sequence ATGGCCGACACTGGCCCCATGGCTGATGAAGACGTCTGGGACTCGATCGACCGCCTGCACGCCTGGCTGGATGCCAACCGGGCGCACGGCGGCCGGGAGGGCCTGCTGCTGCGCATGCTGAAGCTGTCGGAGGAGGTCGGCGAGGTCGCCCAGGCTGTGATTGGCGCGACGGGCCAGAACCCGCGCAAGGGCACGAGTCACAGGTGTTATCTGGGGTCGTCTGCATATACGTGCAGGTCAGAGCTCGTTATGGCTGTCAGTCACGTACGGCACGTCTGCTCCTGGCGGCCGGAGGCCATCACTGCGCGCTCCTGTCTAGGGCCAGCAGGCTCATCAACTTGCGAGTGA
- a CDS encoding NUDIX hydrolase has translation MPVVTMDSSNAPDQLLRAQLMQVLSGIEPWDDQEQTHLAATAEWITSGSPLHRTLKPATPAKHLVSYFVVLDETREELLLVAHRKAGLWLPSGGHVEPTEDPWDTVRRECREELRIEAVPATITGDRPIFLTVTRTRGQGQHTDVSLWYVLRAEAGQVTSFDEAEFDAIKWLSLDQVLATPEDTLDPPTCTDSLAS, from the coding sequence GTGCCCGTGGTCACCATGGATTCCTCAAACGCCCCCGACCAACTACTCCGCGCCCAGCTGATGCAGGTGCTCAGCGGCATCGAGCCCTGGGACGATCAGGAGCAGACACACCTCGCCGCAACTGCAGAATGGATCACCAGCGGATCACCGCTCCACAGGACGCTGAAGCCCGCCACCCCAGCGAAGCACCTGGTCAGCTACTTCGTCGTGCTCGATGAGACCCGCGAGGAGCTCCTACTCGTTGCCCACCGCAAGGCTGGCTTGTGGCTTCCCAGCGGCGGCCACGTCGAGCCGACGGAGGATCCGTGGGACACGGTCCGGCGTGAATGCCGCGAAGAGCTGCGCATCGAAGCCGTACCCGCCACGATCACCGGGGACCGCCCGATCTTCCTCACCGTCACACGGACTCGCGGCCAGGGGCAGCACACTGACGTTTCCTTGTGGTACGTCCTGCGGGCAGAGGCAGGCCAGGTCACTTCCTTCGACGAAGCCGAGTTCGACGCGATCAAGTGGCTCTCCTTGGACCAGGTCCTCGCCACGCCAGAGGACACCCTGGACCCCCCCACATGCACCGATTCACTCGCAAGTTGA
- a CDS encoding DUF6262 family protein, protein MTTEPRTPAQVLLESRQKASREKRARVLAVVDEMKADGDPITFLAVAKRAGVSNWLVYAEGVREQIEAARAGQAVGVTRQRKEGAAASAASLATDLEFARAQVRALTEERDRLRAAVQRSLGERVDAVPAKDLLARIQELTIANQRLAAELARAEADRDSLQDDVAEAQDDLAAARTALRNMMRDQNRDST, encoded by the coding sequence ATGACGACGGAGCCGCGTACGCCAGCTCAGGTGCTGCTTGAGTCCCGGCAGAAGGCCAGCCGGGAGAAGCGCGCAAGGGTGCTCGCTGTAGTGGACGAGATGAAGGCCGACGGCGACCCGATCACGTTCCTCGCAGTCGCCAAGCGGGCTGGCGTCTCAAACTGGCTTGTCTACGCCGAAGGGGTTCGCGAGCAAATCGAAGCCGCTCGCGCTGGCCAGGCGGTCGGCGTAACTCGACAGCGCAAGGAAGGGGCGGCGGCCAGCGCCGCGAGCCTGGCAACCGACCTTGAGTTTGCGCGTGCCCAGGTCCGGGCGCTCACCGAGGAACGTGACCGGCTCAGGGCCGCGGTGCAGCGCAGCCTCGGCGAGCGGGTCGACGCCGTCCCGGCCAAGGACTTGCTCGCCCGTATTCAGGAGCTGACCATCGCCAACCAACGGCTCGCCGCGGAGTTGGCCCGAGCCGAAGCAGACCGCGACAGCCTGCAGGATGATGTGGCCGAGGCACAGGACGACCTGGCTGCCGCCCGGACGGCCCTGCGGAACATGATGCGCGACCAGAACCGCGACTCAACGTGA
- a CDS encoding tyrosine-type recombinase/integrase yields MPFLLQNEFSLVPLEKTTCLELLYALQRRDARGQVLRPTLVRKIVRLFAGIPSVALAVGTTPGPSDITCTGTRSLIKEVKRDISRALDAYRGIDETAKPVWDLRALDTPLPARTRTGYRVREGEIDFTPILQPWLREVAMHWARTTSPGSSALRDRLLACTIASQALATRSAGDAPAALGFADMTAVVNEFRAAVRRDGKPRSNDSRARLLKLFTELLEFGRTEGVLDALSPRFVLHTNEHRIKRDKVDEDNIGKALPESVVAQLDKHLDFIGVGVTYGSMPTDCIRAMFRTVYVLLRDTGRRPNEIGALGLSCLEYDGGEYQLIWDNTKAGRLRRRLPLDSDTVRAVKEWTSVRERVNLPSRALPFLFPAITDNAATGHLTTGNIGAAIRSWTDSIPEIYSEELGPDGTPLPFERSLIYPYAFRHTFCQRYADAGMPQHVLQDLMDHKSADTTAAYYKVSIKMKREAINTIKGLTTDRFGNPAPMRSSTAYEMRSVAVAFGNCIEPTNVKAGGKACPIRFQCAGCGSYRPDPSYLPAVEEHIRALKADREVAAAAGTAEFVIRNLDDQIAAFQAVRENQKEKLASMPDEMRHEVEEASKVLRKLRAGASTRAVSLGMPAFGPPEVVV; encoded by the coding sequence GTGCCGTTCCTCCTCCAGAACGAGTTCAGCCTCGTTCCCCTTGAAAAGACGACGTGTCTTGAGCTGCTTTACGCCCTTCAGCGCAGAGACGCGCGTGGCCAGGTTCTCCGCCCGACTCTGGTCAGAAAGATCGTCAGGCTGTTCGCCGGGATCCCCTCTGTGGCTCTCGCGGTAGGCACCACACCGGGCCCCTCCGACATCACATGCACCGGAACTCGGTCCCTGATCAAGGAGGTCAAGCGGGACATCAGCAGGGCACTCGACGCGTACCGCGGCATCGACGAGACCGCCAAACCTGTATGGGACCTGCGAGCGCTCGATACTCCCCTACCGGCACGCACGCGGACCGGGTATCGCGTGCGTGAGGGCGAGATCGACTTCACTCCCATCCTCCAGCCATGGCTTCGTGAAGTAGCCATGCACTGGGCTCGCACGACGAGTCCAGGTTCCTCGGCTCTTCGCGACCGGCTCCTGGCCTGCACGATCGCCTCTCAGGCCCTCGCTACGCGAAGCGCAGGCGATGCCCCGGCCGCACTGGGCTTCGCGGACATGACGGCGGTCGTCAACGAGTTCAGGGCGGCCGTTCGCAGAGACGGGAAGCCCCGCAGCAACGACTCACGGGCCCGGCTGCTGAAGCTCTTCACGGAGCTCTTGGAATTCGGCCGCACCGAAGGAGTCCTTGATGCCCTCTCTCCTCGGTTCGTCCTCCATACGAACGAGCACCGCATCAAGCGGGACAAAGTCGATGAGGACAACATCGGCAAGGCCCTCCCGGAGTCGGTGGTCGCCCAGCTCGACAAGCACCTCGACTTCATCGGCGTAGGGGTGACCTATGGCAGCATGCCGACCGACTGCATCCGGGCCATGTTCCGCACGGTCTATGTACTGCTGAGAGACACCGGACGCCGCCCCAACGAAATCGGAGCTCTCGGCCTGAGCTGCCTGGAGTACGACGGCGGCGAATACCAGCTGATCTGGGACAACACCAAGGCAGGTCGGCTCCGGCGACGCCTTCCCTTGGACAGCGACACGGTCAGGGCGGTCAAAGAGTGGACATCGGTCCGAGAGCGAGTCAACCTGCCTTCTCGGGCCCTCCCCTTCCTCTTCCCGGCGATCACCGATAACGCCGCCACTGGCCACCTGACCACCGGGAACATTGGCGCTGCCATCCGATCGTGGACCGATTCAATTCCGGAGATCTACTCCGAAGAACTCGGCCCGGACGGCACACCATTGCCTTTCGAACGGTCGCTGATCTACCCCTACGCCTTCCGCCACACCTTCTGCCAGCGGTACGCCGACGCCGGTATGCCGCAGCACGTACTCCAGGATCTGATGGATCACAAGTCGGCCGACACCACCGCGGCTTATTACAAGGTGAGCATCAAGATGAAGCGGGAGGCCATCAACACCATCAAGGGCCTGACCACCGACCGCTTCGGCAATCCTGCCCCGATGAGATCGAGCACGGCGTACGAGATGCGGTCGGTAGCGGTGGCGTTCGGAAACTGCATCGAACCCACCAACGTGAAGGCTGGCGGGAAAGCGTGCCCCATCCGTTTCCAATGCGCTGGTTGCGGCTCGTATCGACCCGATCCCTCCTACCTGCCCGCTGTTGAGGAGCACATCCGTGCATTGAAGGCGGACCGTGAGGTCGCTGCCGCAGCAGGCACAGCCGAGTTCGTCATCCGGAACCTGGACGACCAGATCGCCGCGTTCCAGGCCGTCCGTGAAAACCAGAAGGAGAAACTGGCTTCGATGCCCGATGAGATGCGACACGAGGTCGAGGAGGCCAGCAAGGTTCTGCGAAAGCTCCGTGCTGGGGCCTCGACGCGGGCTGTGAGCCTGGGCATGCCCGCATTCGGTCCTCCGGAGGTAGTCGTATGA